From a region of the Candidatus Woesearchaeota archaeon genome:
- a CDS encoding bifunctional (p)ppGpp synthetase/guanosine-3',5'-bis(diphosphate) 3'-pyrophosphohydrolase, whose amino-acid sequence MATSIDIALGSGDAEETKATAKTLDQETIYEELAEKIKEYNNKAQLRLIKKALTVAFDAHKIQTRENGEPYITHPIEVARILISLKADSATICAALLHDVVEDTPVKLSQIKEDFGDEIAMLVEGVTKIGAIHFDSKEDYTAENIRKVLLATTKDIRVILIKLADRLHNMRTLKWCSPEKQKRISEETLHIYAPIGHKLGIFRLKGELEDLCLRYLNPEVYKFLSQKISSKRTEREKATAKIIEDVQKSLNEKQVAGKVYGRAKYFYSIYKKMQKKKLDFDQVYDLIALRVVTKSIPDCYAALGVVHDLWKPVPHRFKDYISVPKSNGYQSLHTTVMSSYGKIIEVQIRTEQMQNEAEEGIAAHWRYTGNERDKIFDKRIAWLKQILDWKMQSDDAKDFVETLKVDLFEDEIVVFTPKGDPISLPVKATPVDFAYMVHSNVGDHCTQAKVNGKIVPLDYHLKSGEVIEIITRKNAEPSRQWLKFAVTQKAKSKIRSCLKIEAEDDPKKGMRQEEEVSEATLVKFIRIDGKPAPVKISKCCSPHRSDPIRGFLTKDKKITIHKKECANIYSLDVTKELPVSWTQEETTQQATLMIVVHDRVGLLADVMNLMAAMKVNIISIHTKNKKDNVIIKLKIHVPDEAQVKDLKDAVKKIKAVLDVKVN is encoded by the coding sequence ATGGCAACAAGTATAGATATCGCTCTCGGAAGTGGAGATGCTGAAGAAACAAAAGCAACAGCGAAAACGCTTGACCAAGAAACAATCTACGAAGAGCTTGCGGAAAAAATAAAGGAGTACAATAATAAAGCGCAGCTTCGCCTGATCAAAAAAGCGCTTACAGTGGCTTTTGACGCGCATAAAATACAGACACGAGAAAACGGAGAACCATACATCACGCATCCGATAGAAGTCGCGCGAATTCTCATCTCACTTAAAGCGGATTCAGCGACAATTTGCGCGGCGCTCCTGCACGATGTTGTGGAAGACACCCCCGTCAAACTCTCCCAGATCAAAGAAGATTTTGGAGACGAAATCGCGATGCTCGTCGAAGGAGTCACAAAAATTGGCGCGATTCATTTTGATTCAAAAGAAGATTATACTGCGGAAAATATTCGAAAAGTATTGCTCGCGACAACAAAAGATATTCGCGTCATTCTTATCAAACTTGCGGACCGCCTTCACAATATGCGTACATTAAAATGGTGCAGTCCCGAAAAACAAAAACGGATTTCTGAAGAGACACTGCATATCTACGCGCCGATTGGACACAAGCTAGGCATTTTTAGACTAAAAGGAGAACTGGAAGATCTTTGTCTGAGATATCTCAACCCAGAAGTATACAAATTCCTCTCGCAAAAGATATCCTCAAAGCGAACAGAAAGAGAAAAAGCGACAGCGAAGATTATAGAAGATGTCCAAAAGTCATTAAATGAAAAACAAGTAGCGGGAAAAGTCTACGGACGAGCAAAATATTTCTACAGCATCTACAAAAAAATGCAGAAAAAAAAGCTGGATTTCGATCAGGTGTATGACCTTATCGCGCTGCGAGTCGTCACAAAATCTATTCCTGATTGTTACGCTGCGCTCGGTGTTGTGCATGATCTCTGGAAACCAGTGCCACATCGATTCAAAGATTATATTTCTGTTCCAAAATCAAATGGGTATCAAAGTTTGCACACGACAGTGATGAGCAGTTATGGAAAAATTATCGAAGTGCAGATTCGCACAGAGCAAATGCAGAATGAAGCAGAAGAAGGAATCGCTGCGCACTGGCGATATACAGGAAACGAACGAGACAAGATTTTCGACAAGCGAATCGCGTGGCTCAAACAGATTCTCGACTGGAAAATGCAGTCTGATGACGCGAAGGATTTTGTGGAAACACTCAAAGTTGATCTTTTCGAAGATGAGATTGTTGTCTTTACGCCAAAAGGAGATCCTATTTCGCTTCCAGTAAAAGCAACGCCTGTTGATTTCGCGTACATGGTGCACAGTAATGTCGGCGATCATTGTACGCAGGCAAAAGTGAATGGCAAAATTGTGCCGTTGGATTATCATCTCAAATCAGGAGAAGTCATTGAAATTATAACGAGAAAGAACGCTGAACCCTCAAGGCAATGGTTGAAATTTGCAGTAACACAAAAAGCAAAATCAAAAATTAGAAGCTGCCTGAAAATAGAAGCAGAAGATGATCCAAAGAAAGGAATGCGACAGGAAGAAGAAGTCAGCGAAGCGACACTTGTCAAATTTATTCGCATAGACGGAAAACCTGCGCCAGTAAAAATCTCCAAATGCTGCAGCCCGCATAGAAGTGATCCTATTCGAGGTTTCCTGACAAAAGACAAAAAGATCACCATTCATAAAAAAGAATGCGCGAACATTTACTCGTTGGATGTCACAAAAGAGCTTCCTGTTTCCTGGACACAGGAAGAAACAACGCAGCAGGCAACATTGATGATTGTCGTGCATGACAGAGTAGGACTTCTTGCGGATGTCATGAATCTTATGGCAGCAATGAAAGTGAATATCATTTCCATTCACACAAAAAACAAGAAAGATAATGTCATTATTAAACTCAAAATCCATGTTCCTGATGAAGCGCAGGTAAAAGATCTGAAAGACGCGGTCAAAAAGATCAAAGCGGTTCTTGATGTAAAGGTAAATTAG